Proteins co-encoded in one Pseudomonas beijingensis genomic window:
- a CDS encoding tripartite tricarboxylate transporter permease produces MIELMQTGFAAVLTPYVFLLITLGVAVGIVFGAVPGLSATMAIALCLPLTYSMGPGPGLALLVALFVGATSGGLISAILLNIPGTPASIATTFDGWPLMKQGHGVKALGIGVVFSFLGTIFSIAALMFIAPILAELALSFGPHEYFSIAIFSLTLIATLSTGSLVKGLFAGALGFAFSTVGIAPVEAIRRFTFDLPSLNGGFAMLTVMIGMFAVAEVLKFAESARLSHRAKPQHVSMKGVKGFGFSMKEFVGQLPNATRSSLIGLGIGILPGIGAGTSNIVSYIVAKKRSKTPEEFGKGKIDGVVASETANNAGIGGAMIPLLTLGIPGDTTTAVMLGGFMIHGIQPGPLLFISQAPLVYTIFAALILASVLMLVLEFYGLRMFIKLLAVPKHILLPIILVLCVVGAFGLNSRIFDVWAVLLFGLLGYGFVKAGLPIAPFIIGFILGPMAETNLRRGLMLSDGNFGGFLTNPISAGFLILAAASISWHLVTVIRNRKSAAIELMRS; encoded by the coding sequence ATGATTGAACTCATGCAAACAGGCTTCGCGGCCGTACTTACACCCTACGTTTTTCTCCTTATCACCCTCGGCGTTGCGGTGGGGATCGTTTTTGGTGCGGTGCCCGGGCTCTCGGCTACCATGGCGATCGCATTGTGCTTGCCGCTGACCTACTCGATGGGGCCAGGTCCTGGCCTGGCGTTGCTGGTGGCACTGTTCGTCGGCGCCACCTCGGGAGGGCTGATATCGGCGATATTGCTCAACATACCGGGAACGCCGGCCTCCATCGCGACGACGTTCGATGGTTGGCCGCTGATGAAACAAGGCCATGGCGTCAAGGCCCTTGGGATTGGCGTGGTGTTCTCGTTTCTCGGCACGATTTTCAGTATCGCGGCGTTGATGTTCATCGCCCCGATCCTGGCGGAACTGGCCCTGAGCTTTGGCCCGCACGAATACTTTTCCATCGCGATTTTCTCGCTGACATTGATCGCTACGCTGTCCACCGGCTCGCTGGTCAAAGGCTTGTTTGCCGGTGCCCTGGGCTTTGCCTTCTCCACGGTGGGGATCGCCCCGGTCGAGGCCATCCGTCGCTTTACCTTTGACCTGCCGAGCCTCAATGGCGGCTTCGCCATGTTGACGGTCATGATCGGTATGTTCGCCGTCGCCGAAGTGCTGAAGTTTGCTGAGAGTGCGCGCCTGAGCCACCGGGCCAAACCACAGCACGTCAGCATGAAAGGCGTGAAAGGTTTCGGCTTTTCGATGAAGGAATTTGTCGGCCAACTGCCCAACGCCACTCGTTCATCCCTGATTGGCCTTGGTATAGGCATCTTGCCCGGCATCGGTGCCGGTACGTCGAACATCGTCTCTTACATCGTGGCCAAGAAACGCTCGAAAACCCCTGAGGAATTCGGCAAAGGCAAGATCGACGGCGTGGTCGCCAGCGAGACCGCTAACAATGCCGGCATCGGTGGCGCGATGATTCCGCTGCTGACGCTGGGCATTCCCGGCGATACCACCACGGCGGTGATGCTGGGCGGTTTCATGATCCACGGCATCCAGCCCGGGCCCCTGCTGTTCATCAGCCAGGCACCGCTGGTCTACACGATTTTCGCCGCGCTGATCCTCGCTTCCGTGCTGATGCTGGTGCTCGAGTTCTACGGCCTGCGCATGTTCATCAAACTGCTGGCGGTGCCCAAGCACATTCTGTTGCCGATTATCCTGGTGCTCTGTGTGGTCGGCGCCTTTGGCCTGAACAGCCGAATCTTCGACGTCTGGGCGGTGTTGCTGTTTGGCTTGCTGGGGTACGGGTTCGTCAAAGCCGGTTTGCCGATTGCACCGTTCATCATCGGCTTCATCCTCGGTCCGATGGCTGAAACCAACTTGCGCCGTGGCTTGATGCTGTCCGATGGCAACTTCGGCGGCTTCCTGACCAATCCCATCTCAGCGGGCTTTCTCATCTTGGCCGCCGCCTCCATCTCCTGGCACCTGGTGACGGTCATTCGCAACAGGAAAAGCGCTGCTATCGAATTGATGCGCAGCTAG
- a CDS encoding tripartite tricarboxylate transporter TctB family protein: MDSYKRKELIAGLAMLGAGVAYLVLTMNLPRRGFVDAAFVPWLLAIALCLLGALQLWAWRKLPDKSPEPAEKPESIDYPTVFKSLALVLLFTALLETVGFVIMTVLYLYAQFIVLTPAEQKVKHLQYALIAVVSAVLIFYIFRHGFDLLLPVGLLDF; this comes from the coding sequence ATGGATTCCTATAAAAGAAAAGAGCTGATTGCCGGCCTGGCCATGCTCGGCGCCGGTGTAGCTTATCTGGTGTTGACCATGAACCTGCCGCGTCGCGGTTTCGTCGATGCCGCGTTTGTACCCTGGCTGCTCGCCATCGCGTTGTGCCTGTTGGGCGCGTTGCAATTATGGGCGTGGCGAAAGCTGCCGGACAAAAGCCCTGAACCGGCGGAAAAGCCTGAGTCGATCGATTATCCAACGGTCTTCAAATCCCTGGCATTGGTGCTGCTTTTTACAGCGCTGCTGGAGACCGTGGGTTTCGTGATCATGACGGTGCTGTATCTCTATGCCCAGTTCATCGTACTGACCCCCGCGGAACAAAAGGTCAAGCATCTTCAATACGCGTTGATAGCGGTCGTTTCGGCAGTTCTGATTTTTTACATTTTTCGCCATGGCTTCGACTTGCTCCTGCCTGTCGGTTTATTGGATTTCTAG
- a CDS encoding tripartite tricarboxylate transporter substrate binding protein, whose translation MKKTLCASLIASFLSLTAGTAMAADASDWPSRPVQVVVIANAGGDTDFNARMMAKYFTKLTGKSMVVTNMAGGGGTIAADAVKSAAPDGNTILFTHTGQLIVNEVAGLSEDRFDAFDISCIAGVDKGAVFVSAKSSGIDSLDQLIEKAKAKPGTITYGTEMGNFSHLQGLMFEKLAGVKLKMVDSGTVSEKIVALLGKRIDLGAISYGSVQDYISSGKMTALGQPNAERNALLGDVKTFKEQGVDLILDKPYVVAFPKGTDPAIVKKMADTMKKITEEPEYAEELKKSFKQPVSFQGPEEAIATLNKTRDSFMEFKDEMRKAK comes from the coding sequence ATGAAGAAAACACTCTGCGCCTCTTTGATCGCCTCCTTCCTGAGCTTGACCGCTGGCACGGCGATGGCCGCCGACGCCAGCGATTGGCCAAGCCGTCCGGTGCAGGTGGTGGTGATTGCCAACGCCGGCGGTGACACGGATTTCAACGCACGAATGATGGCCAAGTACTTCACCAAGCTCACCGGCAAATCCATGGTGGTGACCAATATGGCCGGTGGGGGCGGGACGATTGCCGCCGATGCGGTCAAGAGCGCGGCGCCGGATGGCAATACCATCCTGTTCACTCACACCGGCCAGTTGATCGTCAACGAAGTCGCGGGACTGTCGGAGGACCGCTTTGATGCGTTTGATATCTCCTGCATCGCCGGCGTCGACAAAGGCGCGGTGTTCGTCTCGGCGAAAAGCTCGGGCATCGACAGCCTCGACCAACTGATTGAAAAAGCCAAGGCCAAGCCCGGCACCATCACCTACGGCACCGAGATGGGCAACTTCTCTCATCTGCAGGGCCTGATGTTCGAGAAGCTCGCTGGCGTGAAACTGAAAATGGTCGACAGCGGCACGGTGTCCGAAAAAATCGTTGCCTTGCTGGGCAAGCGCATCGACCTCGGCGCCATCAGCTATGGCTCGGTCCAGGATTACATTTCCAGCGGCAAGATGACCGCCCTGGGCCAGCCCAACGCTGAGCGCAACGCGCTGCTGGGCGACGTCAAGACCTTCAAGGAACAAGGCGTGGACCTGATCCTGGACAAGCCTTACGTCGTTGCCTTCCCGAAAGGTACGGACCCGGCCATCGTCAAGAAAATGGCCGACACCATGAAGAAAATCACCGAAGAGCCGGAATATGCCGAGGAACTGAAGAAGTCCTTCAAGCAGCCGGTCAGCTTCCAGGGCCCCGAAGAAGCCATCGCTACATTGAATAAAACCCGCGACAGCTTCATGGAGTTCAAGGACGAGATGCGTAAAGCGAAATAA
- the glmS gene encoding glutamine--fructose-6-phosphate transaminase (isomerizing), with product MCGIVGAVAERNITAILLEGLKRLEYRGYDSAGVAVYTNDEKLERMRRPGKVSELEQALDAEPLLGRLGIAHTRWATHGAPCERNAHPHFSGDLAVVHNGIIENHEALREQLKALGYVFTSDTDTEVIVHLLNHKLKDLVDLTVALKATVKELHGAYGLAVISAKQPDRLVAARSGSPLVIGLGLGENFLASDQLALRQVTDRFMYLEEGDIAEIRRDSVQIWDLDGKSVERETVQYRDGAEAADKGEFRHFMLKEIHEQPAVVQRTLEGRMSQSQVLVQAFGPQAAELFAKVRNVQIVACGTSYHAGMVARYWLEELAGIPCQVEVASEFRYRKVVVQPDSLFVTISQSGETADTLAALRNAKELGFLASLAICNVGISSLVRESDLTLLTQAGREIGVASTKAFTTQLVGLLLLTLSLGQVRGTLGEGVEAKLVEELRRLPARLGEALAMDSTVEKIAELFAEKNHTLFLGRGAQFPVAMEGALKLKEISYIHAEAYPAGELKHGPLALVDNDMPVVTVAPNNELLEKLKSNLQEVRARGGQLIVFADEKAGMTNGEGTHVVHMPHIHDILSPILYTIPLQLLSYYVAVLKGTDVDQPRNLAKSVTVE from the coding sequence ATGTGTGGAATTGTCGGCGCCGTTGCTGAACGCAACATCACAGCAATCTTGCTCGAAGGCCTCAAGCGCCTGGAATACCGCGGCTACGACAGCGCCGGTGTGGCGGTGTACACCAACGACGAGAAGCTTGAGCGCATGCGTCGCCCGGGCAAGGTCAGCGAGCTGGAGCAGGCGCTGGACGCCGAACCGCTGCTCGGTCGTCTGGGCATCGCCCACACCCGTTGGGCCACCCATGGCGCGCCGTGCGAGCGTAACGCTCACCCGCATTTCTCTGGCGACCTGGCGGTGGTGCACAACGGCATCATCGAAAACCATGAAGCCCTGCGTGAACAGCTCAAGGCGCTCGGTTATGTGTTCACTTCGGACACCGACACTGAAGTCATCGTCCACCTGCTCAACCACAAGCTCAAGGACCTGGTGGACCTGACCGTCGCCCTCAAGGCCACCGTCAAGGAGCTGCACGGTGCCTATGGCCTGGCGGTCATCAGCGCGAAACAACCCGATCGCCTGGTCGCAGCCCGCAGTGGCAGCCCATTGGTGATCGGCCTGGGTCTGGGGGAAAACTTCCTGGCTTCCGATCAGTTGGCGCTGCGTCAGGTCACCGACCGTTTCATGTACCTGGAAGAAGGCGACATCGCCGAGATCCGCCGCGACAGCGTGCAGATCTGGGATCTCGATGGCAAAAGCGTAGAGCGTGAGACCGTCCAGTACCGCGACGGTGCCGAAGCCGCCGACAAAGGCGAGTTCCGCCACTTCATGCTCAAGGAAATCCACGAACAACCGGCCGTGGTGCAACGTACCCTGGAAGGCCGCATGAGCCAGAGCCAGGTCTTGGTCCAGGCGTTCGGTCCACAGGCGGCCGAGTTGTTCGCCAAGGTCCGCAACGTGCAGATCGTGGCCTGCGGCACCAGTTATCACGCTGGCATGGTCGCCCGTTACTGGCTGGAAGAGCTGGCCGGTATCCCGTGCCAGGTCGAAGTGGCCAGCGAGTTCCGCTATCGCAAAGTGGTCGTGCAACCCGACTCGTTGTTCGTGACCATTTCCCAGTCCGGCGAAACCGCCGATACCCTGGCCGCCCTGCGCAACGCCAAGGAACTGGGCTTCCTCGCCAGCTTGGCGATCTGCAACGTCGGCATTAGCTCGCTGGTGCGTGAGTCCGACCTGACCCTGCTGACCCAGGCCGGCCGTGAAATCGGCGTGGCGTCGACCAAGGCGTTCACCACCCAGTTGGTGGGCCTGTTGTTGCTGACCTTGTCCCTGGGCCAAGTTCGCGGCACCCTGGGTGAAGGCGTCGAGGCCAAGCTGGTGGAAGAACTGCGTCGCCTGCCGGCCCGCCTGGGTGAAGCCTTGGCCATGGACAGCACTGTGGAAAAGATCGCCGAGCTATTCGCCGAGAAGAATCACACCCTGTTCCTGGGCCGCGGCGCGCAATTCCCGGTGGCGATGGAAGGGGCCTTGAAACTCAAGGAAATTTCCTACATCCACGCCGAGGCCTACCCGGCCGGTGAACTCAAGCACGGCCCGCTGGCGCTGGTGGATAACGACATGCCGGTGGTCACCGTCGCGCCAAACAACGAGCTGCTGGAAAAGCTCAAGTCCAACCTGCAGGAAGTCCGCGCCCGGGGCGGTCAGTTGATTGTCTTTGCCGACGAAAAGGCCGGCATGACCAATGGCGAAGGTACCCACGTGGTGCACATGCCGCACATCCACGACATCCTGTCGCCGATCCTCTACACCATTCCGTTGCAACTGCTGTCGTACTACGTCGCGGTGCTCAAGGGGACTGATGTGGACCAGCCGCGTAATTTGGCTAAATCGGTAACGGTTGAGTAA
- a CDS encoding DeoR/GlpR family DNA-binding transcription regulator — MSKRNTPQRRHNILALLQEQGEVSVDELAKRFETSEVTIRKDLAALETNGLLLRRYGGAVPMPQELVADNGQTVSKYKLAIARAAVKRIREHARIIIDSGSTTAAMIPQLGQQPGLVVMTNSLHVANALSELEHEPVLLMTGGTWDPHSESFQGQVAEQVLRSYDFDQLFIGADGIDLVRGTTTFNELLGLSRVMAEVAREVIVMVEADKIGRKIPNLELPWSSVHTLITDDRLPVEARDQIQARGITVICAPVSQEK, encoded by the coding sequence ATGTCGAAGCGCAATACACCACAACGCCGCCACAACATCCTTGCTTTGCTCCAAGAGCAGGGCGAGGTCAGTGTGGATGAGCTGGCCAAGCGCTTCGAAACCTCGGAGGTTACGATTCGCAAGGATCTAGCTGCCCTGGAAACCAATGGCCTGCTGCTGCGTCGCTACGGTGGCGCGGTGCCGATGCCGCAGGAGTTGGTGGCCGATAACGGGCAAACCGTCTCCAAGTACAAACTCGCCATTGCCCGGGCCGCCGTGAAGCGGATCCGCGAACACGCGCGGATCATCATCGACAGCGGCAGCACCACCGCCGCCATGATCCCTCAACTCGGCCAACAGCCGGGCCTGGTGGTGATGACCAATTCCCTGCACGTCGCCAATGCCTTGAGCGAACTGGAGCACGAGCCGGTGCTGTTGATGACTGGCGGCACGTGGGACCCTCACTCCGAGTCGTTCCAGGGGCAGGTGGCCGAGCAGGTTCTGCGTTCCTACGATTTCGACCAGTTGTTCATCGGCGCCGACGGCATCGATCTGGTTCGAGGTACCACCACTTTCAACGAACTGCTGGGCCTGAGCCGCGTGATGGCTGAGGTTGCCCGGGAAGTCATCGTGATGGTGGAGGCCGACAAGATCGGCCGCAAGATCCCCAACCTGGAGCTGCCGTGGAGCAGCGTCCATACCCTCATTACCGATGATCGCCTGCCCGTAGAGGCCCGCGATCAGATTCAGGCCCGCGGCATCACCGTGATCTGCGCGCCTGTCAGCCAGGAGAAATAG
- the glmU gene encoding bifunctional UDP-N-acetylglucosamine diphosphorylase/glucosamine-1-phosphate N-acetyltransferase GlmU yields the protein MSLEIVILAAGQGTRMRSALPKVLHPVAGNSMLGHVIHSARQLDPQRIHVVIGHGADAVRERLAADDLNFVLQDKQLGTGHAVAQAVPFITADTVLILYGDVPLIEVETLQRLLKHVAPQQLGLLTVELDDPTGYGRIVRSADGQVTAIVEQKDANEAQRAITEGNTGILAVPAERLGDWMSRLSNNNAQGEYYLTDVIAMAVADGLVVATEQPLDAMEVQGANDRRQLAELERHYQLRAARRLMAQGVTLRDPSRFDVRGEVSVGRDVVIDINVILEGKVFIEDDVVIGPNCVIKDSTLRKGVVIKANSHLDGAVMGEGSDAGPFARLRPGSVLEARAHVGNFVELKNAHLGEDAKAGHLTYLGDAEVGARTNIGAGTITCNYDGANKWKTVMGEDVFIGSNNSLVAPVDISSGATTAAGSTLTQNVDNGQLAVARARQRNIDGWKRPEKIKKP from the coding sequence ATGTCTCTTGAAATCGTTATCCTCGCGGCCGGCCAAGGCACCCGCATGCGTTCGGCGTTGCCCAAGGTCTTGCACCCGGTCGCCGGCAATTCCATGCTCGGCCATGTTATCCACAGCGCGCGGCAACTTGATCCACAGCGCATTCACGTGGTGATCGGCCATGGGGCCGATGCGGTACGCGAACGCCTGGCGGCGGATGACCTGAATTTCGTCCTGCAGGACAAACAACTGGGTACCGGCCATGCGGTGGCCCAGGCCGTCCCGTTCATTACCGCCGATACGGTGCTGATTCTCTACGGCGATGTGCCGCTGATCGAAGTCGAGACCTTGCAGCGCCTGCTCAAGCACGTCGCCCCCCAGCAGTTGGGCCTGCTGACCGTCGAGCTGGATGACCCTACCGGTTACGGTCGCATTGTGCGTAGCGCCGACGGCCAGGTGACGGCGATTGTTGAGCAAAAGGACGCCAACGAAGCCCAGCGCGCGATCACCGAGGGCAACACCGGAATTCTCGCCGTGCCGGCCGAGCGCCTGGGCGACTGGATGAGTCGTCTGTCGAATAACAACGCCCAGGGCGAGTACTACCTGACCGATGTGATTGCCATGGCCGTTGCTGATGGGCTGGTCGTTGCCACTGAGCAGCCGTTGGACGCCATGGAAGTGCAGGGCGCCAACGATCGCCGGCAACTGGCCGAGCTGGAGCGCCACTATCAATTGCGCGCCGCCCGCCGCCTGATGGCCCAAGGCGTGACCCTGCGCGATCCGTCCCGTTTCGATGTTCGCGGTGAAGTCAGCGTGGGGCGCGACGTGGTAATCGATATCAACGTCATCCTCGAAGGCAAAGTTTTCATCGAAGACGACGTGGTCATCGGCCCGAACTGCGTGATCAAGGACAGCACCCTGCGTAAAGGCGTGGTGATCAAGGCCAACAGCCACCTCGATGGCGCGGTCATGGGCGAAGGCAGCGATGCCGGCCCGTTTGCGCGGTTGCGTCCCGGCTCCGTACTGGAAGCCCGGGCCCATGTGGGTAACTTCGTCGAGCTCAAGAACGCTCACCTGGGTGAAGACGCCAAGGCCGGCCACTTGACCTACCTGGGTGACGCTGAAGTCGGCGCCCGCACCAACATTGGCGCCGGCACCATCACCTGCAATTACGATGGCGCCAATAAGTGGAAAACCGTCATGGGTGAGGATGTCTTCATCGGCTCCAACAACTCTTTGGTGGCGCCTGTGGATATCTCTAGCGGTGCAACCACGGCGGCCGGTTCGACCCTCACCCAGAATGTGGATAACGGCCAATTGGCGGTGGCACGCGCTCGCCAACGCAATATCGACGGTTGGAAGCGGCCGGAAAAAATCAAGAAGCCCTAA